The Pieris brassicae chromosome 6, ilPieBrab1.1, whole genome shotgun sequence genome window below encodes:
- the LOC123710868 gene encoding uncharacterized transporter YutK-like isoform X1 has product MKYYSINIRHIAKLQNNSEVSLELTDIQKKNGDTNGQVVHELLDYEPNGWFEQTMSKMSTSTEDFVKKNSSAMKIIFIFLINGLIIGFFFGCLYYWLNINKQPLELCHGFGSLIALLSIIYFFVIYFQIVKRYCGKWFEETIWRRIESLMEPLLKKVWFPWLSSAVALVGVSVFLYFDTRGATDRLTPLMAIAFLLIVGFVFSAHPGRVNYRTVSVGLLIQFLFGVIFIRWDTGRMALQCFSDKVATFLTYGVDGAAFVFGDLLVRTEGVFAFSTLPVIFFFSMLVEVLFFWGALQWFCLKLGHLLRGATNTTVCESVICVGNIFLGMSESVLLVKPYLALLTPSELHVLLSSGFATVSGTILAAYIGFGAEPAHLVTASVMSAPAAICYSKLLMPETRRSLTRVDNIQTVERQDQSALSAATRGATNGIALVLNIIANLVAFVAAVAFVNGLLGYCGGLLGNPDLNLEWILGKVFIPLCWMMGVPWEECELVGSLIGLKTVVNEFVAYQRMGEMKRDGLLSGRSELIATYALCGFTNPSSAGIMIGAIAAIAPQQRETLSSLALRAFFAGCGICFLNASVAALLMPEGSFG; this is encoded by the exons atgaaatattattcaatcaaTATACGTCATATAGCAAAACTACAAAAT aaTAGTGAGGTTTCTCTAGAGTTAACAGATATCCAGAAGAAAAATGGAGACACAAATGGGCAG GTAGTCCATGAACTTTTAGATTACGAACCAAATGGCTGGTTTGAACAGACCATGTCAAAGATGAGCACCAGTACTGAAGACTTCGTGAAGAAAAATAGTTCAGcgatgaaaataatttttatttttctcatcAATGGCTTGATTATCGGCTTCTTCTTCGGCTGTTTATATTATTGGCTTAATATAA ATAAACAACCATTGGAACTCTGTCACGGGTTTGGGAGTCTGATAGCATTACTTAGTATAATATACttctttgtaatatattttcaaatagtcAAGAGATACTGTGGTAAATGGTTCGAAGAGACAATATGGAGAAGAATAGAATCATTGATGGAACCGCTTCTGAAAAAGGT ctGGTTTCCCTGGCTCTCGTCAGCAGTAGCACTGGTGGGGGTTTCAGTGTTTCTCTATTTCGACACTAGAGGCGCCACTGACAGGCTGACTCCACTGATGGCAATTGctttcttattaattgttg GATTTGTGTTTTCGGCTCATCCGGGGAGGGTGAATTATCGCACAGTGTCAGTGGGGTTGTTGATACAATTTCTATTCGGTGTCATCTTTATAAGATGGGATACTGGAAGGATGGCGTTACAGTGTTTTTCGGATAAG GTTGCCACTTTCCTGACATATGGAGTGGATGGTGCTGCGTTCGTTTTTGGAGATCTTCTCGTGAGAACTGAAGGAGTTTTTGCGTTTAGT ACGCTACCAGTAATATTCTTCTTTAGTATGTTAGTGGAAGTGCTCTTCTTCTGGGGAGCCTTACAGTGGTTCTGCTTGAAGCTTGGCCATTTGTTACGAGGCGCCACCAATACAACTGTTTGCGAGAGCGTTATCTGTGTTGGGAATATATTCCTTGGCATG tctGAATCAGTTCTCCTGGTGAAACCTTATTTGGCTCTACTCACACCTTCAGAATTGCATGTCTTACTGTCATCTGGTTTTGCAACAGTTTCCG gTACAATTCTGGCAGCGTACATAGGGTTCGGGGCTGAGCCAGCTCACTTGGTGACTGCCAGCGTGATGTCGGCTCCTGCTGCCATCTGCTACTCCAAGCTGCTGATGCCGGAGACTCGGAGATCCCTCACCAGGGTCGATAATATACAGACTGTGGAACG ACAAGACCAATCCGCGTTATCAGCGGCCACTCGAGGGGCCACAAATGGTATAGCCCTGGTTCTAAACATAATAGCCAACTTGGTGGCTTTTGTCGCTGCAGTGGCGTTTGTCAATGGCCTATTGGGATACTGCGGTGGTCTTTTGGGCAATCCGGACTTAAATCTCGAGTGGATCTTGGGGAAGGTGTTCATACCGTTGTGCTGGATGATGG GTGTTCCTTGGGAGGAGTGTGAATTGGTTGGATCTCTTATCGGTCTGAAGACGGTAGTCAATGAATTCGTGGCTTATCAACGCATGGGAGAGATGAAGAGAGACGGTCTTTTGTCT ggTCGATCGGAATTAATAGCGACGTACGCGTTGTGTGGCTTCACCAATCCATCCTCAGCTGGAATCATGATCGGGGCAATAGCAGCTATTGCTCCTCAGCAACGGGAGACCCTGTCTTCG tTGGCTCTGCGCGCGTTTTTCGCTGGGTGTGGTATTTGCTTCTTAAACGCATCCGTTGCAG CTCTACTTATGCCGGAGGGATCTTTCGGATAA
- the LOC123710868 gene encoding uncharacterized transporter YutK-like isoform X2, translating into MEESSTETRKRSVNSEVSLELTDIQKKNGDTNGQVVHELLDYEPNGWFEQTMSKMSTSTEDFVKKNSSAMKIIFIFLINGLIIGFFFGCLYYWLNINKQPLELCHGFGSLIALLSIIYFFVIYFQIVKRYCGKWFEETIWRRIESLMEPLLKKVWFPWLSSAVALVGVSVFLYFDTRGATDRLTPLMAIAFLLIVGFVFSAHPGRVNYRTVSVGLLIQFLFGVIFIRWDTGRMALQCFSDKVATFLTYGVDGAAFVFGDLLVRTEGVFAFSTLPVIFFFSMLVEVLFFWGALQWFCLKLGHLLRGATNTTVCESVICVGNIFLGMSESVLLVKPYLALLTPSELHVLLSSGFATVSGTILAAYIGFGAEPAHLVTASVMSAPAAICYSKLLMPETRRSLTRVDNIQTVERQDQSALSAATRGATNGIALVLNIIANLVAFVAAVAFVNGLLGYCGGLLGNPDLNLEWILGKVFIPLCWMMGVPWEECELVGSLIGLKTVVNEFVAYQRMGEMKRDGLLSGRSELIATYALCGFTNPSSAGIMIGAIAAIAPQQRETLSSLALRAFFAGCGICFLNASVAALLMPEGSFG; encoded by the exons ATGGAGGAATCGTCAACGGAGACGCGGAAGAGGAGCGTT aaTAGTGAGGTTTCTCTAGAGTTAACAGATATCCAGAAGAAAAATGGAGACACAAATGGGCAG GTAGTCCATGAACTTTTAGATTACGAACCAAATGGCTGGTTTGAACAGACCATGTCAAAGATGAGCACCAGTACTGAAGACTTCGTGAAGAAAAATAGTTCAGcgatgaaaataatttttatttttctcatcAATGGCTTGATTATCGGCTTCTTCTTCGGCTGTTTATATTATTGGCTTAATATAA ATAAACAACCATTGGAACTCTGTCACGGGTTTGGGAGTCTGATAGCATTACTTAGTATAATATACttctttgtaatatattttcaaatagtcAAGAGATACTGTGGTAAATGGTTCGAAGAGACAATATGGAGAAGAATAGAATCATTGATGGAACCGCTTCTGAAAAAGGT ctGGTTTCCCTGGCTCTCGTCAGCAGTAGCACTGGTGGGGGTTTCAGTGTTTCTCTATTTCGACACTAGAGGCGCCACTGACAGGCTGACTCCACTGATGGCAATTGctttcttattaattgttg GATTTGTGTTTTCGGCTCATCCGGGGAGGGTGAATTATCGCACAGTGTCAGTGGGGTTGTTGATACAATTTCTATTCGGTGTCATCTTTATAAGATGGGATACTGGAAGGATGGCGTTACAGTGTTTTTCGGATAAG GTTGCCACTTTCCTGACATATGGAGTGGATGGTGCTGCGTTCGTTTTTGGAGATCTTCTCGTGAGAACTGAAGGAGTTTTTGCGTTTAGT ACGCTACCAGTAATATTCTTCTTTAGTATGTTAGTGGAAGTGCTCTTCTTCTGGGGAGCCTTACAGTGGTTCTGCTTGAAGCTTGGCCATTTGTTACGAGGCGCCACCAATACAACTGTTTGCGAGAGCGTTATCTGTGTTGGGAATATATTCCTTGGCATG tctGAATCAGTTCTCCTGGTGAAACCTTATTTGGCTCTACTCACACCTTCAGAATTGCATGTCTTACTGTCATCTGGTTTTGCAACAGTTTCCG gTACAATTCTGGCAGCGTACATAGGGTTCGGGGCTGAGCCAGCTCACTTGGTGACTGCCAGCGTGATGTCGGCTCCTGCTGCCATCTGCTACTCCAAGCTGCTGATGCCGGAGACTCGGAGATCCCTCACCAGGGTCGATAATATACAGACTGTGGAACG ACAAGACCAATCCGCGTTATCAGCGGCCACTCGAGGGGCCACAAATGGTATAGCCCTGGTTCTAAACATAATAGCCAACTTGGTGGCTTTTGTCGCTGCAGTGGCGTTTGTCAATGGCCTATTGGGATACTGCGGTGGTCTTTTGGGCAATCCGGACTTAAATCTCGAGTGGATCTTGGGGAAGGTGTTCATACCGTTGTGCTGGATGATGG GTGTTCCTTGGGAGGAGTGTGAATTGGTTGGATCTCTTATCGGTCTGAAGACGGTAGTCAATGAATTCGTGGCTTATCAACGCATGGGAGAGATGAAGAGAGACGGTCTTTTGTCT ggTCGATCGGAATTAATAGCGACGTACGCGTTGTGTGGCTTCACCAATCCATCCTCAGCTGGAATCATGATCGGGGCAATAGCAGCTATTGCTCCTCAGCAACGGGAGACCCTGTCTTCG tTGGCTCTGCGCGCGTTTTTCGCTGGGTGTGGTATTTGCTTCTTAAACGCATCCGTTGCAG CTCTACTTATGCCGGAGGGATCTTTCGGATAA